The stretch of DNA TTAAATGGAGAACGACCGCTAAATGCCTGATACACCCGATCGTGCCGTCAAAAAGGGTGCCTTTCAGACGGCACCGGTGCTGGCCTTGTCAGCCAGCCATTTTATCCATGACGCCTACTCCAGCTTCCTGGCGCCGCTCCTGCCCCTGTTGATCGAAAAGCTTTCCATGACGTTGACCCAGGCGGGCTTTCTTACCACGGTCATGCAGCTGCCGTCCCTGCTCAATCCCTTCATCGGATCCCTGGCCGACCGCATCAGCGTACGTTATTTTATCATCCTGGCGCCGGCCATGACAGCCATCCCCATGAGCCTCATCGGTGTGGCGCCCAACTACGGCGTTCTGCTGCTGCTGATGTTCATTGCGGGGGTCAGCGTCTCCGTGTTCCATGTTCCCGCCCCTGTCATGGTTTCGAAAGTGTCGGGGGACAAGGTCGGCAGGGGGATGAGTTTTTTCATGACCGGGGGTGAGCTGGCGCGCACCATCGGTCCCATGATCGCGGTGGGGGCAGTGGCCCTGCTCGGGCTGGAGGGCTTTTACCCGGTGATGGTGGTGGGAATTCTGTCCTCGCTGTGGTTGTACCTGCGATTTCACGATGTGCCGGTGGGCGTCAAATCCTCCCGCAAGACCCCCATTGCCCAAACCTGGCGGGAAATGCAGCACATCCTGGCGCCGCTTTCCGTCATTCTGGTGGCCAGGGGGTTCATGCACGCCTCCATGACCGCCTTTTTGCCGACCTTCATTCAGGCGGAAACCGGCAACCTGTGGCTCGCCGGTTTTGCCCTGACCATTTTCGAATCAGCCGGCGTACTCGGGGTGATGACCGCCGGTTCCATCAGCGATACCCTGGGGCGCCGCAGGGTGCTCATGATATCCCTTATGGGCGCGCCCGTGAGCCTGTTTCTCTTTACCTGGACGGGGGGATGGGCCCGCGTTGCCGCTCTTCTTTTTACGGGGCTTCTGCTGCTCTCTACGACCCCGGTAATGCTGGCCATGGTTCAGGAAAACGCCAAATCGAGCCCGGCGGCCGCCAACGGCTTCTTTATGATGATGTCCTTTATCGCCCGTTCTGCCGTGGTCGTCGTGGTGGGGTACCTCGGTGACATGTACGGATTGCGGGCAACCTACTACCTCAGCGCCGCCGTCGGACTGGTGGGTGTGCCGTTTGTTTTCTTTCTCAAGCCGCGTCAGGCGACCGGCGGATAACCCTCAACGGTGGGAGAAGACTTCTCGCAAGGCGGCCCTTGGGCCAGGTCAGAGATATTTGGCTGTGCCGATAATGGGGGAGATAAAATTCCAAGCACCAAATCCGAAATTCCAAACTTGGGTTAGCGGGTTACTTGAGTTGTTTGGGTTAGCGAGTAACGTAACGCAACGAACCCAATAAACCCAATTGAGATTCAGGATTTGCACGGCTGAGCGTTAGATTTCATCCTCGCCATTGGTGATGCCGTTCGGCTGGGAGATATGGGAAGGCGGCATCGGTATCTCCAGGGTG from Deltaproteobacteria bacterium encodes:
- a CDS encoding MFS transporter produces the protein MPDTPDRAVKKGAFQTAPVLALSASHFIHDAYSSFLAPLLPLLIEKLSMTLTQAGFLTTVMQLPSLLNPFIGSLADRISVRYFIILAPAMTAIPMSLIGVAPNYGVLLLLMFIAGVSVSVFHVPAPVMVSKVSGDKVGRGMSFFMTGGELARTIGPMIAVGAVALLGLEGFYPVMVVGILSSLWLYLRFHDVPVGVKSSRKTPIAQTWREMQHILAPLSVILVARGFMHASMTAFLPTFIQAETGNLWLAGFALTIFESAGVLGVMTAGSISDTLGRRRVLMISLMGAPVSLFLFTWTGGWARVAALLFTGLLLLSTTPVMLAMVQENAKSSPAAANGFFMMMSFIARSAVVVVVGYLGDMYGLRATYYLSAAVGLVGVPFVFFLKPRQATGG